Proteins from one Panicum virgatum strain AP13 chromosome 7K, P.virgatum_v5, whole genome shotgun sequence genomic window:
- the LOC120640848 gene encoding probable BOI-related E3 ubiquitin-protein ligase 3 has translation MAVQARHLSHDFPPVGGSLFLDEYAAGCVPPTAPAGIADTMVLSGFSGSVLTSNHGFAPRKRARVADAGGFLDLEDRRVVLPPAGMQGLAPLPVPGATGDDTRSRAAGSGAASTSCSAVAHGGGATLSLCHQGGEIDALIRLESERMRVALEEARRRHARALLAAAGRAAVGRARAAEAELERALRRNAELEEKARQMGAECQAWMGVARSHEAVAAGLRATLDQVLLRPPTSGAAGDGGGAEDARSCCFEGPPAPAAGDGASSPPSCRSCGGGEARVLLLPCRHLCLCRTCEAGADACPVCAAAKNASLLVLVS, from the exons ATGGCCGTGCAGGCGCGACACCTCTCCCACGACTTCCCGCCGGTGGGTGGCTCCCTGTTCCTGGACGAGTACGCCGCCGGGTGCGTGCCACcaacggcgccggcggggatcGCGGACACGATGGTGCTCAGCGGCTTCTCCGGCAGCGTGCTCACCAGCAACCACGGCTTCGCGCCGAGGAAGCGGGCGCGCGTGGCTGACGCGGGGGGTTTCTTGGACTTGGAGGATCGGCGCGTGGTTCTGCCCCCGGCGGGGATGCAGGGGCTGGCGCCGCTGCCGGTGCCAGGGGCGACCGGAGACGACActcggagcagggcggcgggcTCCGGCGCGGCGTCCACCAGCTGCAGTGCGGTGGCCCATGGCGGTGGCGCAACCCTCTCGCTCTGCCACCAGGGCGGGGAGATCGACGCGCTCATACGGCTCGAG AGCGAGCGGATGCGGGTGGCGCTGGAAGAGGCGCGGCGGAGGCATGCCCGGGCGCTGCTGGCCGccgcggggcgggcggcggtggggcgcgcgcgcgcggcggaggccgagCTGGAGCGCGCGCTCCGGCGCAAcgcggagctggaggagaagGCCCGGCAGATGGGCGCCGAGTGCCAGGCGTGGATGGGCGTCGCCAGGAGCCACGAGGCCGTCGCCGCGGGCCTCCGCGCCACGCTCGACCAGGTCCTCCTGCGGCCGCCCACCAGCGGCGCCGCGGGCGACGGTGGCGGGGCCGAGGACGCGCGGTCGTGCTGCTTCgaggggccgccggcgccggccgcgggcgACGGCGCTTCTTCGCCACCGTCGTGCaggtcctgcggcggcggcgaggcgcgcgtgctgctgctcccgtgccGGCACCTGTGCCTGTGCCGCACGTGCGAGGCCGGCGCGGACGCGTGCCCCGTCTGCGCGGCGGCCAAGAACGCCTCGCTCCTTGTCCTGGTCTCCTGA